In a genomic window of Callithrix jacchus isolate 240 chromosome 22, calJac240_pri, whole genome shotgun sequence:
- the CERS4 gene encoding ceramide synthase 4 produces MLSSFNEWFWQDRFWLPPNITWTQLEDQDGRVYPHPQDMLAALPLALVLLAMRLIFERFVGLPLSRWLGVQDHTRRQVKPNARLEKHFLTEGHRPKEPQLSLLAAQCGLTLQQTQRWFRRRRNQDRPQLTKKFCEASWRFLFYLSSFVGGLSILYHEPWLWAPVMCWDNYPEQTLKPSMYWWYLFEMGFYLSLLMRLPFDVKRKDFKEQVMHHFVAVILMTTSYSANLVRIGSLVLLLHDSSDYLLEACKMVNYTQYRRVCDALFLIFSLVFFYTRLVLFPTQILYTTYYDSVSNSGPFFGYYFLNMLLMLLQLLHVFWACLILRMLYSFMKKGQMEKDIRSDVEESDSSEEEAAATREPLQLKNGAARGPKAVLADGPRSRVARRLNNSHTTAT; encoded by the exons ATGCTGTCCAGTTTCAACGAGTGGTTTTGGCAGGACAGGTTCTGGTTACCGCCCAACATCACATGGACACAGCTGGAAGACCAGGATGGCCGTGTCTACCCTCACCCCCAGGACATGCTGGCAGCCCTGCCCCTGGCGCTGGTCCTCCTGGCCATGCGCCTCATCTTTGAGAG ATTCGTTGGCCTGCCCCTGAGCCGGTGGCTAGGTGTGCAGGATCATACCAGGAGGCAGGTGAAGCCCAACGCCAGACTAGAGAAACACTTCCTCACAGAAGGCCACAGGCCCAAAGAG ccccagctgtccCTCCTGGCTGCCCAGTGTGGCCTCACACTGCAGCAGACTCAACGATGGTTCCGGAGACGCCGGAACCAGGATCGACCCCAGTTGACCAAGAAGTTCTGTGAGGCAAG CTGGAGGTTTCTCTTCTACCTGTCCTCCTTTGTGGGCGGCCTCTCCATCCTATATCAC GAGCCATGGCTGTGGGCACCAGTAATGTGCTGGGACAATTACCCAGAGCAG ACCCTGAAGCCATCCATGTACTGGTGGTACCTCTTCGAGATGGGTTTCTACCTCTCACTGCTAATGAGGCTGCCCTTTGATGTCAAGCGCAAG GATTTTAAAGAGCAGGTGATGCATCACTTCGTGGCAGTCATCCTGATGACCACCTCCTACAGCGCCAACCTGGTGCGCATTGGCTCTCTAGTGCTGCTGTTACACGATTCCTCCGACTACCTGCTGGAG GCCTGTAAGATGGTCAACTACACGCAGTATCGGCGAGTGTGCGATGctctcttcctcatcttctcCTTGGTCTTCTTCTACACCCGCCTGGTGCTCTTCCCCACCCA GATCCTCTACACAACATACTATGATTCCGTCAGCAACAGCGGCCCCTTCTTCGGCTACTACTTCCTGAACATGCTTCTGATGTTGCTGCAGCTGCTACATGTGTTCTGGGCTTGCCTCATCCTGCGCATGCTCTATAGCTTCATGAAGAAGGGCCAG atGGAGAAGGACATTCGTAGTGACGTGGAAGAATCGGACTCCAGTGAGGAGGAGGCGGCAGCAACCCGGGAACCTCTCCAGCTAAAGAACGGGGCGGCTCGTGGGCCCAAGGCAGTTCTTGCTGACGGCCCTCGCAGCCGAGTGGCCAGGCGTCTGAACAACAGTCACACAACGGCCACATAG